A genomic region of Trifolium pratense cultivar HEN17-A07 linkage group LG3, ARS_RC_1.1, whole genome shotgun sequence contains the following coding sequences:
- the LOC123915963 gene encoding serine racemase isoform X2 has product MEEESQIIKGKYAADISSIKEAHDRIKSLILKTPVLSSASLDAMSGRQLHFKCENFQKGGAFKFRGASNAVFSLNDEEASKGVITHSSGNHAAALALAAKLRGIPAYIVIPKNAPTCKVENVKRYGGQVIWSEANMRSREEVANKVWQETGAIFIHPYNDGRILSGQGTISLEFLEQAPQIDTLVVPISGGGLISGVALAAKSINPAIRILAAEPKGADDAAQSKAAGRIITLPETNTIADGLRAFLGDFTWPVVRDLVEDIITVEDSEIIKAMKLCFEILKIVVEPSGAIGLAAVLSETFQKNPAWKDCKHIGIVVSGGNVDMAVLWDSLKK; this is encoded by the exons ATGGAAGAGGAGAGCCAAATAATAAAGGGAAAATATGCTGCTGATATTTCATCTATAAAGGAAGCACATGACAGAATAAAATCATTGATTCTTAAAACTCCAGTTCTCTCTTCCGCCTCTCTCGATGCCATGTCAGGAAGGCAACTGCACTTCAAGTGTGAAAATTTCCAAAAGGG TGGAGCTTTTAAATTTAGAGGTGCCAGCAATGCTGTTTTTTCTCTTAATGATGAAGAGGCTTCTAAAGGGGTTATAACACACAGCAG TGGAAACCATGCTGCTGCATTGGCTTTGGCAGCAAAACTACGGGGGATCCCTGCATACATTGTTATTCCAAAAAATGCACCAACATGCAAAGTTGAGAATGTAAAGCGGTATGGTGGTCAGGTTATCTGGTCTGAGGCCAATATGCGATCAAGGGAAGAAGTTGCGAATAAAGTATGGCAAGAAACTGGTGCTATCTTTATACATCCGTATAATGATGGACGCATACTAAG TGGCCAGGGTACCATATCCTTGGAGTTTCTGGAACAAGCCCCTCAAATAGATACACTTGTGGTGCCGATAAGTG GTGGCGGTTTGATATCAGGAGTAGCATTGGCTGCCAAGTCCATCAATCCGGCTATTCGTATTTTGGCTGCCGAACCTAAAGGAGCTGATGATGCAGCGCAATCTAAAGCGGCTGGGAGGATAATAACATTGCCTGAGACCAATACTATTGCCGACGGGCTTCGAGCATTCCTTGGAGATTTCACATG GCCTGTCGTACGAGATCTTGTTGAGGACATAATAACTGTGGAGGACAGTGAAATTATTAAAGCCATGAAACTGTGTTTTGAAATTCTTAAGATTGTGGTAGAACCAAGTGGAGCAATTGGTCTTGCTGCTGTTCTATCCGAAACTTTTCAGAAAAATCCTGCTTGGAAGGATTGCAAACATATAGGGATAGTAGTTTCGGGAGGCAATGTTGATATGGCTGTGCTTTGGGATtctttgaaaaaatga
- the LOC123915963 gene encoding serine racemase isoform X1 has translation MEEESQIIKGKYAADISSIKEAHDRIKSLILKTPVLSSASLDAMSGRQLHFKCENFQKGGAFKFRGASNAVFSLNDEEASKGVITHSSGNHAAALALAAKLRGIPAYIVIPKNAPTCKVENVKRYGGQVIWSEANMRSREEVANKVWQETGAIFIHPYNDGRILSGQGTISLEFLEQAPQIDTLVVPISGLFTFLCQSISQKCFKICFAFGIPLLIFQQMKTAGGGLISGVALAAKSINPAIRILAAEPKGADDAAQSKAAGRIITLPETNTIADGLRAFLGDFTWPVVRDLVEDIITVEDSEIIKAMKLCFEILKIVVEPSGAIGLAAVLSETFQKNPAWKDCKHIGIVVSGGNVDMAVLWDSLKK, from the exons ATGGAAGAGGAGAGCCAAATAATAAAGGGAAAATATGCTGCTGATATTTCATCTATAAAGGAAGCACATGACAGAATAAAATCATTGATTCTTAAAACTCCAGTTCTCTCTTCCGCCTCTCTCGATGCCATGTCAGGAAGGCAACTGCACTTCAAGTGTGAAAATTTCCAAAAGGG TGGAGCTTTTAAATTTAGAGGTGCCAGCAATGCTGTTTTTTCTCTTAATGATGAAGAGGCTTCTAAAGGGGTTATAACACACAGCAG TGGAAACCATGCTGCTGCATTGGCTTTGGCAGCAAAACTACGGGGGATCCCTGCATACATTGTTATTCCAAAAAATGCACCAACATGCAAAGTTGAGAATGTAAAGCGGTATGGTGGTCAGGTTATCTGGTCTGAGGCCAATATGCGATCAAGGGAAGAAGTTGCGAATAAAGTATGGCAAGAAACTGGTGCTATCTTTATACATCCGTATAATGATGGACGCATACTAAG TGGCCAGGGTACCATATCCTTGGAGTTTCTGGAACAAGCCCCTCAAATAGATACACTTGTGGTGCCGATAAGTGGTTTGTTCACTTTCTTATGTCAATCCATCAGccaaaaatgtttcaaaatttgCTTTGCTTTTGGTATCCCTTTGTTGATTTTCCAACAAATGAAAACTGCAGGTGGCGGTTTGATATCAGGAGTAGCATTGGCTGCCAAGTCCATCAATCCGGCTATTCGTATTTTGGCTGCCGAACCTAAAGGAGCTGATGATGCAGCGCAATCTAAAGCGGCTGGGAGGATAATAACATTGCCTGAGACCAATACTATTGCCGACGGGCTTCGAGCATTCCTTGGAGATTTCACATG GCCTGTCGTACGAGATCTTGTTGAGGACATAATAACTGTGGAGGACAGTGAAATTATTAAAGCCATGAAACTGTGTTTTGAAATTCTTAAGATTGTGGTAGAACCAAGTGGAGCAATTGGTCTTGCTGCTGTTCTATCCGAAACTTTTCAGAAAAATCCTGCTTGGAAGGATTGCAAACATATAGGGATAGTAGTTTCGGGAGGCAATGTTGATATGGCTGTGCTTTGGGATtctttgaaaaaatga